The Caldalkalibacillus salinus nucleotide sequence AATGTGGCATAAGCGCCTTTGATGTAAAGTTCGGTTACATCATTACCTGATCTTTCAACAACTTTAGCTCTTCCATCTAATACGTCATATCCGTCTCCACCTACGATTTCAGCTGGTTCTCTTGGAACTGAAAATCCCCCGAGTAACTCGGGGCATATCGTCGTCATTTTATTCTCATCTACTCGTTTACTAATCTTTTCATTTAGACTATGCGTACCATTATACCGTACCTCTTGTCCGGCTAAACAAGAACTCACCAATATCATCTGATACCACCTCAACTCGTTTAATTTCCCAATATTAGATCGGTCATCTTCATCTGAGGTTTGTCTGGTGTAAAGGTCATGACCTTTACACCGTGTTCATGTCTTAAAAATCATCTTTATGCATCATTTGACTACCATTTTACCAAAATTAAAATCGTAATCCTCTTGTCTATAATAGCTTCGTATGATGCTCTACAGCGATGTCCATGGGTTCAGACGCATACGCTCTATTTGTTTCATCAGAGGAACACCCCATTAACGCAAGGGTTAAGCATAATAATATTAAGCCCATTAAAGCCACTCGCTTATTAAAAATAATGACCACCCTCTCATGTTTAGTTAATCTACACCATAAACCTGTATCCCGCACCCCACACGGTGCTAATATACTGGGGCTTGGATGGGTTCTCCTCAATTTTCTCCCTGATTCGGGCAATATGTACGGTTACTGTTGAGGCATCGCCAAGTGCATCCATCCCCCAGATTCGATCAAAAAGCTCTTCCTTATTAAAAACCCGATTAGCATTTTCGAACAGAAACAGAAGCAGGTCGAATTCCTTATGCGCCAACGATACTTCCTCCCCATTCACAAATACCCTTCTGGAATCCTTATGAATCTCTAAACCCCTGACCTGTATCATGCTGCCTTGATCCACTCCGCCAAACCGTTCCTTCATCCGATCAAACTTATTGAGGTGTGCCTTTACCCGCGCAACCAGTTCAGCTGCACTGAACGGTTTTGTGATGTAGTCATCGGCACCGAGACCCAGGCCGTTCACTTTATATATTTCTTCCGTCCTGGCCGACACGAGGAGCACGGGAATGTCTTCCTTCTCACGGATTGTTTTCAATACATCAAAGCCGTCCATCTCCGGTAGCATAATGTCCAGGATGATGAGATCAAACGATGCTTCCTGAAGCGCTTGTAAGCTATCAGGGCCATTGTTTACTATTTTGACGGAAAAACCGCTGAGCTCCAGATAATCCTTTTGCAGTTTGGCTATACTTTGATCGTCCTCAACAATCAGTATGTTTCTCATCCCTTAACCCCCACAAGCACTAATACTTTTTTAGAGATATCATGATACGGGTGCCTTCTTCTACGGCACTTTGAACCCATATTTTACCTTCATGCCCCTCTACAATTTGCTTCGCAATCGCCAGTCCAAGACCGCTGCCGTTTGCACTCTTTCTTGACGGATCAACACGATAAAACTTCTCAAAAATATGCGGGAGGTCATCCTCAGGTATGCCTTTGCCATTATCCCTAATTTCAATGATGGCGGAATTCCGGGTTTCTCTTAAGAGGATATCGACCTGTCCCTCCGTCTTTTCCATGTACTTCTTCGCATTATCTAGAATGTTTTGAATGACCCTTTTAAACCTTTCACGATCAATGAAAACAAAGACCTTATTCTTTAACTCACGGGTCAGTGCAAGTTTGATATGAGCCTGTTCATATTCATAGCGATGGTCATAAACACAATCCTCGAAGTACCCTTCCAGATCTGTTTTTTCCAGATGATAAGGGATTTGGTTTAAATCCAGCTTGGAGTACAATAGGAGATCGTCGATCATACTGTTGACCATAACCGCCTTTGACGATGCCGTTTCCAGGTATTCCTCCATTTTCTCAGGTGTTGTGGCTACACCATCGGTAATCCCTTTGATATAACCAATAATGGACGTCACTGGGGTCTTTAAGTCGTGCGAGATACTAGAGACCAAAAACTTTCTGTTCTCATCGTATTTCTGTTGTAAGTAAACGGACTCTTTTAATTTTATCCTCATGAGCTCGAGCGTCCGGCTCAGTTCCCTGACCTCACCTTCACCATCTTCTGCGATCCCCCAGTTTAGATCGCCTTCACTGATTCTAATGGCGGCATCCTTTAGTCTGGAAACTGGCGTGATGATGCCTTTTGAGAACCGGTAGGAAACCCAAAAATTCATGATCAGAAAAGTCAGGATAAAAATACCAACTGTAAAAATACCAAGTACGAGGTAGAAGCCTGTATTGAACTTGATAGGCGCTAGCATTAACAAGGTCCCCGTCTCTCCAGAACGGAGAGGATAGTCCGCTCTCGTATACATAAAGGTGTCGCCATTTATATCTAACGTTTCAAAGTCAGACGTATTGTCAGATAGCATTAAACTTCTTTCAATGTCTATGTCATTTAACGTTTTTGTCGCGAATAATACGTCTCTATTTTTTAAAATAATGGCATGTGCCCCTAAAGCTCTAACACGGCTGGACAGCTCCTCCTGATACTGTGTAACAAGCAGTTGTTCGAACTCTAATGTCAGCACTTCTCTCTTAATCTCACTCAGTCCCGACCTGACTTCAAACATCTTTTTCATTTCGTTGGTCACCATTTCAGTGCTAAACAATGTCGTATAAGCGGCAACAAATATAAGCACAGCTAACACGGTAATCGCAACCGAAACCAGTACTGTCAGCACGTTCATGGCAAAAAATCGTTTGGCTAATTGCATAAGTATGACCTTTCTATTCTATAAGTACCCTCTATATATCTCATGTCTTATAAATCCCAAATCTCTTATAAATTTCGTATAAATCTCTTGTATACTTCTTACATATCTCTTTAAAGTTCTCTTCGGTCGAACAAATAATAACCTGCGGTAAATAGCATTATACCATACCCTAACATTATGAGAAGCTGGCGAAGAATTTTAAACTCGTTCACGTTTTCAGAAATCCATAGCATATACCAATCAAACTTGGAGGTGATGAGAAAGCTAGAAAAATTGGTAAACAAAATGTCCAGTACGTTAAACCCGATAAAGAGAAGAACGGCTAGAAAGAATACAGCAATACCTCCTCGAAGGATATTGGAAAGCAAGACCACAAGGAGCGTAAAAACAAAAACAGGTAAAAATGTGGCCAAATAGGCCATGATGACCTTTATGACCCCCATCAAGCTAAAGGATGAAGGATTAAAGAGCAGTCCGGCTAGCAAGGCTAGAATCATGACAAACATCAGATTTGCCATGATGAACAAGGCAATGTTGAGTATTTTAGCGCTAAATACACCGAATCTTGAAACCGGCCGGGTAAGCGTTATTTTCATCGTATTAGATGAAAACTCGCCGTTAAACATATCGATGGCCACAAAAGTGGCAAAAAGAGGAAGTAACGTATAAGCGAATACCGCGAGCACCACGAGAGGAAATTCTGTGCTCCCTACAACTCTCAATCCGAAGCCATGCTTGATTGCAGATACGGCAATTTGGCCGATGATAACAGCAAGAATAGATAAAATAGCGGCCGCCATCAGCTTCTTCTTTTTGAACAACTTAACAGTTTCATTGATAAATGCGGCTTTAAACCCTACCATTTCGATCGACCTCGCTCACATAATAGTTTTCCAGAGAAGCATAATTTTCAAGAATGTGCTGCGTCTTATCCACATTGACCAGCCTTCCACCATATATGACGCCGACTTTCGTACATGTCAATTCAACGTCATGAATTAAATGACTAGAGATGAAAAATGTTGTACCCTCTTCTTCGGCCAGTCGTTTGATCAGCTTGCGCATATCTAACATGCCCTCGACATCCAGTCCATTGAGAGGCTCATCTAATATTAACAGTTTGGGCTTAGAAAGCATTGCTGCCGCTAATCCAAGTCTTTGTTTCATCCCCAGCGAAAATCTTCTGGACTTCTCATTTTTATATCTTGATAAACCGGTCATTTCCAGACATTCGTTGACCCTCTGCTCGTCAACGTGAGGATAATACCTGGCAAACATCTTGAGATTGTCATACGCCGTTAAATAAGGATAGGACTCCGCTGTCTCGATCATACAGCCGACGTGTTCCATCGCTTCTACATAGTGCTCTAAAATGCTATAGCCATAAATCTTCACGTCACCAAGGTCCGGTTTCATGAGGCCCGTCATGATTTTCATCGCCGTTGTCTTTCCTGCACCGTTTGGACCTAGAAAACCGAATATATCTCCTTGGTCGACTTCTAAATTCAAATCGCTAATCCCTCTGCCGTTGTCATACATTTTGGTCAGACTTGTGATTTCTATCGCTTTATTTGACAATGATAACATCCTCCATTACATGAACTGTCCCTCAAGTGAAAGGTTCACTTGAGGGGCACAAAGCTTTCTCTATTTGCACTTCAATATTTACTCTTCAAACACTCGATTAAATTGTCCGTTGAAATATTCGTGATTCATGCCAGAATGGTACGAGTTCTCACCTGTGACCTCAATACCTAGATCGAGGTAAACCTGACCTTTGTCACTTGGGTGAAGTGATCCTTGTTCCTCTTCTCCATTAGCATTTTGATAAGTAAAGAATGACATATGTTCGGACTCTTGAACATATTCAAATGTAAAGTCGTACGGTGTTTGAGGATAGTCGGATTCGTATTCAGGCTTCACCGTTTCGTAATACTTCCCAGTCACGGTTTTGTCTTCCACACTCGTGATTTCAAGTGTTCTCTCTCCGATTTTTACGAACGCGCCATCTTTTTCAATTACGATATCGTTTTTGTATGTCCCCACGTGTTTACTATTAAAGCCAAAGGAATCGTGGCTCACTCTCTCAACATCTTCACTTGTGAGGTCAGGCGCTGTAAATGTGGTGTTTCCAATGTCAGAAAGCTTGAAGACCACATCTAGTGATAACTCATGCTGTGCACCACTATCGTCTTGACCGGAGAGGACCACTTGACCTGTCAAGTTTTCCAACAGCCCCGCTTCGTTTTCAATAGCTGTACCCGTTACATTTTTGACAAAAATATCACTCGTGATTTCCGGGAGATTCCTATTTCTCTCCATATGTCTCTGATCGTTAATCATTTGCTTAACCCCGAATGAAGAGACAGCATTGATGAGGGCAGGTACTTGCGCCTCAGACAGGTGACCTGAATACGCTCGTCCGCCGTCAGGTGTGTCTTCAAATTGAACATAATCTTTCAGATTGCCCACCACAGCATCAGCGATCTTCTCCATCTCCGCTGCGCCATCCTCGTTAAAAGGGTTTGTAAAGATATTTTTTCGGTTTCCTCTATCAAAATCATCATCGTATTCTGTCACATAATATCTGTCGTCTGTATTGTTCTTCCAAACTGACATCTCCTGATCATAATATCTGTAGTGGCGTGTTGTCTCACCATTTGAGTATTGGGTGACTGATGTTTCTTCAGACGCTTGATTTTCGTTATCAATTTTATGATAAATAGAGCTCTCAAACAGTGTTTGATCATTATCTTTTAACGTCACCAGCATCTCGATCGTATAGTTGTCTAGGTCCTCCTCCATTTGAGCAGCTGTGCCTTTTACGGTATGCTTTAACCGATCATATCCGGTACCCAGCGCCATATCGGCAAAAGCTGTGGACACGAACATACAGGCGCCAACCGTAAATGAAAGGACGGTCAGCGTTGATTTTTTAAATTTCATTTTTTCATCTCCTTTTAATTTATATTCGGAAACGTTTCCTTGCTTTTTATTATAATGGCGACCTATTGAATCTATCTAAATAAACTATTAACAAATTATAAACTCGAGTGAATAAGGCCACCATTAAAAAATGTGTACAATGGTCTAAAATAACACCATCATACACATATTAACATTCATTCTATTTAAAGGCATTATTTATCTTTTGAATCAATGACGTCACGTCATTAAGACCCTGCTCTAAAAAAATAAGTCCAATAGGCGACTCCAAAATCCTTTCTCTTCCTGTTCGGGTTCTTCTATTCTTTCTTCATCTTCCTTCTTAATGGTTTCTGTTTTCATTACAAACTGTACGTTGTTGATCTTTTCATTTTTAGGAGAGACAAAAGAGATAGGGTCAAAATCCGATTTATCATAATCGGTGGTCATGCTGTTAATTTCCTCTTGTATTTGCTCTGGTAAACGTGCTGTTGAATGCGTTAATGTTTCCGTACCGTTTTGAAGCGCTCCTACTCCCTCTTCTAGC carries:
- a CDS encoding DUF523 domain-containing protein, whose product is MILVSSCLAGQEVRYNGTHSLNEKISKRVDENKMTTICPELLGGFSVPREPAEIVGGDGYDVLDGRAKVVERSGNDVTELYIKGAYATLEKAKDINATIVVLKENSPSCGSTMIYNGEFQGKKIAGNGVTSALLKRNGLEVISEEQFVEYY
- a CDS encoding response regulator transcription factor yields the protein MRNILIVEDDQSIAKLQKDYLELSGFSVKIVNNGPDSLQALQEASFDLIILDIMLPEMDGFDVLKTIREKEDIPVLLVSARTEEIYKVNGLGLGADDYITKPFSAAELVARVKAHLNKFDRMKERFGGVDQGSMIQVRGLEIHKDSRRVFVNGEEVSLAHKEFDLLLFLFENANRVFNKEELFDRIWGMDALGDASTVTVHIARIREKIEENPSKPQYISTVWGAGYRFMV
- a CDS encoding sensor histidine kinase — its product is MQLAKRFFAMNVLTVLVSVAITVLAVLIFVAAYTTLFSTEMVTNEMKKMFEVRSGLSEIKREVLTLEFEQLLVTQYQEELSSRVRALGAHAIILKNRDVLFATKTLNDIDIERSLMLSDNTSDFETLDINGDTFMYTRADYPLRSGETGTLLMLAPIKFNTGFYLVLGIFTVGIFILTFLIMNFWVSYRFSKGIITPVSRLKDAAIRISEGDLNWGIAEDGEGEVRELSRTLELMRIKLKESVYLQQKYDENRKFLVSSISHDLKTPVTSIIGYIKGITDGVATTPEKMEEYLETASSKAVMVNSMIDDLLLYSKLDLNQIPYHLEKTDLEGYFEDCVYDHRYEYEQAHIKLALTRELKNKVFVFIDRERFKRVIQNILDNAKKYMEKTEGQVDILLRETRNSAIIEIRDNGKGIPEDDLPHIFEKFYRVDPSRKSANGSGLGLAIAKQIVEGHEGKIWVQSAVEEGTRIMISLKKY
- a CDS encoding ABC transporter permease — translated: MVGFKAAFINETVKLFKKKKLMAAAILSILAVIIGQIAVSAIKHGFGLRVVGSTEFPLVVLAVFAYTLLPLFATFVAIDMFNGEFSSNTMKITLTRPVSRFGVFSAKILNIALFIMANLMFVMILALLAGLLFNPSSFSLMGVIKVIMAYLATFLPVFVFTLLVVLLSNILRGGIAVFFLAVLLFIGFNVLDILFTNFSSFLITSKFDWYMLWISENVNEFKILRQLLIMLGYGIMLFTAGYYLFDRREL
- a CDS encoding ABC transporter ATP-binding protein, which gives rise to MSNKAIEITSLTKMYDNGRGISDLNLEVDQGDIFGFLGPNGAGKTTAMKIMTGLMKPDLGDVKIYGYSILEHYVEAMEHVGCMIETAESYPYLTAYDNLKMFARYYPHVDEQRVNECLEMTGLSRYKNEKSRRFSLGMKQRLGLAAAMLSKPKLLILDEPLNGLDVEGMLDMRKLIKRLAEEEGTTFFISSHLIHDVELTCTKVGVIYGGRLVNVDKTQHILENYASLENYYVSEVDRNGRV